Proteins from a single region of Dyadobacter fanqingshengii:
- a CDS encoding NAD(P)H-dependent glycerol-3-phosphate dehydrogenase, with amino-acid sequence MSFLNNIKIAVIGGGSWATALIKILCEQNNVQIRWWLRNQKDIEHIRKFHHNPSYLSDVVLSPKKVKVFEKTTDAVKGADYVILAVPAAFVQEALRDLSGKHLQGKRIVSAIKGMVPDKNMLITDWISKEYGIDLHETCVIAGPCHAEEVALEKQSYLSIASTECPSAEDFAKLMTCRYVTANPLDDLYGVEYAAVMKNIIALACGITHGLGYGDNFQAVLVSNAMQEIGNFVTALDPRERNMSSSAYLGDLLVTAYSQFSRNRLFGNMIGRGYSVKAAQLEMKMIAEGYYATKSITEMNKIHLVSLPITNAVHRILYEEQAPGMVMDELKKLLK; translated from the coding sequence ATGAGTTTTTTAAACAACATCAAGATCGCGGTGATAGGAGGGGGCAGCTGGGCAACTGCGCTGATCAAGATCCTTTGTGAACAAAATAATGTCCAGATCCGGTGGTGGTTACGCAACCAAAAAGACATTGAGCATATCCGGAAATTTCATCACAATCCGAGCTATCTCAGCGATGTTGTCCTTTCTCCCAAAAAAGTAAAGGTTTTTGAAAAGACCACCGACGCGGTAAAAGGAGCAGATTACGTGATCCTGGCTGTTCCCGCGGCATTTGTCCAGGAAGCATTGCGTGATCTGTCCGGCAAACATTTGCAGGGCAAAAGGATCGTTTCGGCCATTAAAGGAATGGTCCCGGACAAGAATATGCTCATTACCGACTGGATTTCAAAGGAATACGGCATCGATCTGCACGAAACCTGCGTCATTGCCGGACCTTGCCATGCGGAGGAAGTTGCTTTGGAAAAACAATCCTATTTATCCATTGCCTCCACGGAATGCCCCAGCGCTGAGGACTTTGCCAAACTCATGACCTGCCGTTACGTAACAGCCAACCCGCTCGACGATCTTTACGGCGTTGAATATGCGGCTGTTATGAAAAATATCATTGCACTGGCCTGTGGGATTACGCACGGTTTGGGTTATGGTGACAATTTTCAGGCGGTGCTCGTCTCCAACGCCATGCAGGAAATTGGAAATTTCGTGACCGCCCTCGATCCGCGTGAACGCAACATGAGTTCTTCTGCATATCTGGGGGATCTGCTCGTAACGGCCTATTCCCAGTTCAGCCGAAACCGCCTTTTTGGCAACATGATCGGCCGTGGATACAGCGTTAAGGCGGCGCAATTGGAAATGAAAATGATCGCAGAAGGTTATTATGCAACCAAAAGCATCACCGAAATGAACAAAATCCACCTCGTAAGCCTGCCGATAACAAATGCTGTTCACCGCATTTTATATGAAGAACAGGCACCAGGCATGGTGATGGATGAATTAAAGAAATTATTGAAATAA
- a CDS encoding sialidase family protein produces the protein MSASLLTGFFLSSIMLTSCGSKKSETAENEIKDSLASNKEFVFGDKRDFAQCHASTLVRLDNGQYLIAWFGGTEEKNPDVGIWVSKGEPGNWSAPKEVAKIREDAHWNPVLQKTEDGKVILYFKVGKEIAHWETWVKTSTDNGETWSDAYELVKGDKGGRGPVKDKLIELSNGDWLAGASNEVNRWEVFVDRSTDKGKTWTASPYFKIDTTEIKGKGAIQPTLWESKPGNVHMLVRTTGGVIGRSDSFDNGKTWTPIKKTSLPNPNSGIDLAKLTDGTLVLAYNPDDEDWGSRSPLSLTLSYDNGQNWTDKLDIATGKKEDEYSYPAIVSFGDSVAVTYTFNRRKIAFWSGSKKDIVELAAKSKSKVAQ, from the coding sequence TTGTCTGCAAGTTTACTAACCGGCTTTTTCCTCTCCTCGATCATGTTAACTTCCTGCGGTTCCAAAAAATCGGAGACTGCGGAAAATGAGATAAAAGATTCATTAGCAAGTAATAAGGAGTTCGTTTTTGGTGATAAGCGTGATTTTGCACAATGTCACGCGTCTACGCTTGTAAGGCTCGACAATGGCCAATATTTAATCGCTTGGTTTGGAGGAACGGAGGAAAAAAATCCGGATGTGGGCATATGGGTTTCCAAAGGTGAGCCGGGCAATTGGAGTGCGCCAAAAGAGGTTGCCAAGATCAGGGAAGACGCACACTGGAATCCGGTGTTGCAAAAAACGGAGGACGGGAAAGTGATTTTATATTTCAAAGTAGGAAAAGAAATAGCGCATTGGGAAACATGGGTGAAAACTTCGACGGATAATGGTGAAACATGGTCGGACGCATACGAATTGGTGAAGGGGGACAAAGGAGGAAGAGGTCCTGTAAAAGATAAGCTCATTGAACTATCCAACGGCGATTGGCTGGCAGGCGCATCCAACGAGGTGAACCGCTGGGAAGTTTTTGTGGATAGGAGCACAGACAAGGGCAAAACCTGGACTGCAAGCCCATATTTCAAAATTGACACAACAGAAATAAAAGGAAAAGGTGCAATTCAGCCAACATTGTGGGAATCCAAGCCTGGCAATGTGCATATGCTGGTTAGAACCACCGGCGGGGTGATCGGCAGAAGCGATTCTTTCGACAATGGGAAAACCTGGACGCCTATCAAGAAAACAAGCTTGCCGAACCCGAACAGCGGAATCGATTTAGCCAAACTGACAGACGGCACATTGGTGCTGGCCTACAACCCGGACGACGAAGACTGGGGATCAAGATCGCCGCTTTCACTCACATTATCTTACGACAACGGCCAAAACTGGACTGATAAACTCGACATTGCAACGGGCAAAAAGGAAGACGAATATTCCTATCCGGCCATTGTTAGTTTCGGAGATTCGGTTGCTGTAACGTATACATTCAACCGCCGGAAAATCGCATTCTGGTCGGGTAGTAAGAAAGACATTGTGGAACTGGCAGCTAAAAGCAAGAGTAAAGTAGC